The Eleginops maclovinus isolate JMC-PN-2008 ecotype Puerto Natales chromosome 24, JC_Emac_rtc_rv5, whole genome shotgun sequence genome contains a region encoding:
- the LOC134860705 gene encoding SCAN domain-containing protein 3-like, producing the protein MDRFVVRKVPEGQAAMTEGQAATTEGQAATIGQGQASEASTSQKRRKRKYNEEYVKYGFTVTTDRAGEEVPLCFVCSTILCNEAMKPSKLTRHMETHHVHLKAKPVEYMQQMLRDFKGQQATMRKSAKINENALKASYLVALRVAKSKKPHTIAEQLILPAAIDMCRAMVSEECANKLKTIPLSDNTIGRRIGEMANDVKDQLMAKLQTVLFSLQIDETTDVTNDAQLLTFVRYEDSGTMCEEFLFCKPLPGRTTGVEIFKALDDFFTEHNISWQRCVALCSDGARAMSGSKTGLFAHVRRVAPGVIWTHCLIHREALASKDLSVELSGVFDVVVKTVNFIKRNALNTRLFSSLCHDLGSEHSSLLYHSEVRWLSRGAVLARVFELRGAIYEFLCEKHSDLASNFNDSYWLTKLAYLTDVFAELNKLNSSMQGRDANVMQLYEKLDAFVKKMSKWIERVESNNLAMFPSVEEYPDSTDINDTICEHLRKLVRQFAKYFTDSEEWRRDSKWILLPFSDDASVGSSLTAVEEDKLIEMSTDSVRRHMYDTQPLVKFWISCQTEFPQLAAKAMRCLLPFPTTYLCESGFSTLAYLKNKYRARLDPENDMRLCLSTISPRIDRLCGLHHAQISH; encoded by the coding sequence atggatcgttttgtagtgaggaaagtgccagagggacaggctgccatgacagagggtcaggctgccacgacagagggacaggccgccacgatagggcaaggacaggcttccgaagcgtcaacttcgcaaaaaagacgaaaaagaaaatacaatgaggaatatgttaaatatggattcacagtgacgacagacagagcaggagaggaggtaccactgtgtttcgtatgttcaacaattctctgtaatgaagctatgaagccgtcgaaacttacgcggcatatggagacgcatcacgtccacttgaaggccaaacccgttgagtacatgcaacagatgttgcgtgatttcaaaggacagcaggctaccatgaggaagagtgcaaaaataaatgaaaacgcactgaaagcatcgtatctggtcgctctcagggttgcaaaaagtaagaagccccataccattgcagagcagcttatattgccagcagccatagatatgtgcagagctatggtaagcgaagaatgtgccaacaaattaaaaactattccgttgtcagacaacacaatcggaagacgaattggggaaatggcaaatgatgtcaaagaccagctgatggcaaaacttcagacagttctgttttcccttcaaatcgacgagacgacagatgttactaatgatgcgcaactgttaacatttgtgcgatacgaggacagtggcactatgtgcgaggaatttcttttttgcaaaccactgcccgggcgaactaccggtgtagaaatatttaaagcactggacgattttttcacggagcacaatatctcgtggcagaggtgcgttgcattatgcagcgatggggcccgagccatgagtggcagcaagactggactgtttgcgcatgtaaggagggtggctccgggggtaatttggacacactgcctgattcatagagaggctctcgcctccaaagatctcagtgttgagctcagtggtgtgtttgatgtcgttgtcaagacggtcaacttcataaaacgaaacgcattgaatacacgcctgttttcatccctatgccatgacttgggaagtgaacacagctctctcctttatcattcagaggtgcgttggctgtctcgcggcgctgtgctcgcccgtgtgtttgaactacgcggagctatctacgagttcttgtgcgagaagcattctgatctggcttccaatttcaacgatagttactggttaactaagctggcgtacctcacagatgtttttgcagagctgaacaagttgaacagctccatgcaagggagagatgcaaacgtcatgcagctctacgagaagctcgacgcatttgtgaaaaaaatgtcaaagtggatcgaacgagtggagagcaataacttggcgatgtttccttcagttgaggaataccctgacagcactgacatcaacgacactatatgtgagcatttgaggaagcttgtgcgtcaattcgcaaagtacttcactgattcggaagagtggcgccgtgacagcaagtggatcctgctcccattcagtgacgatgcatcagtagggtcaagtctgacggctgtggaagaggataagctgattgagatgtccacagactctgtcaggaggcatatgtacgacacacagccccttgttaaattctggataagttgccagacagaatttccacagcttgctgcaaaagcaatgaggtgtcttttgccctttccaaccacatacctgtgtgagagtggtttttctacactggcgtacttaaagaataagtacagggctaggcttgatccagagaatgacatgagactgtgtctgtctaccatttcgccacgaatagacaggctgtgtggacttcaccacgcccagatatcacactga
- the LOC134861154 gene encoding poly(rC)-binding protein 3-like isoform X1 produces the protein MEPIKVQSEGGLNVTLTIRLLMHGKEVGSIIGKKGETVKKMREDSGARINISEGNCPERIVTITGPTDAIFKAFAMIAYKFEEDIINSMSNSPATSKPPVTLRLVVPASQCGSLIGKGGSKIKEMRESTGAQVQVAGDMLPNSTERAVTISGAPEAIIQCVKQICVVMLESPPKGATIPYRPKPASTPVIFSGGQVRADPLGASTANLSLLLQHQPLPAYTIQGQYAIPHPDQLSKLHQLAMQQTPFTPLGQTTPAFPAAGLDASNQASTHELTIPNDLIGCIIGRQGTKINEIRQMSGAQIKIANAMEGSSERQITITGTPANISLAQYLINARFRDVAAMWNDPSSMTTS, from the exons ATGGAGCCCATCAAGGTCCAATCAGAAGGAGGCCTGAACGTGACCCTCACCATCAGGCTGCTGATGCACGGCAAG gaggttGGAAGCATCATAGGAAAG AAAGGAGAAACGGTAAAGAAAATGCGTGAAGAC AGCGGTGCACGTATCAACATCTCAGAGGGGAACTGCCCCGAGAGGATAGTCACCATCACTGGGCCCACAGATGCTATTTTCAAGGCCTTCGCCATGATAGCATACAAGTTCGAAGAG GATATAATAAACTCTATGAGCAACAGTCCGGCCACCAGTAAACCCCCGGTCACCCTGAGGCTCGTGGTCCCGGCCAGCCAGTGCGGCTCTCTCATCGGGAAAGGAGGCTCCAAAATCAAAGAGATGAGAGAG TCCACAGGAGCTCAGGTCCAGGTTGCTGGCGACATGCTGCCCAACTCCACGGAGAGAGCCGTGACGATCTCCGGAGCGCCTGAAGCCATCATCCAGTGTGTCAAACAGATCTGTGTGGTGATGCTGGAG TCCCCACCGAAAGGTGCCACCATCCCCTACCGCCCCAAGCCTGCCTCTACCCCTGTCATTTTTTCAGGTGGCCAGGTAAGAGCAGACCCACTGGGGGCGTCCACGGCCAACCTCAGCCTCTTACTGCAGCACCAGCCACTGCCT GCTTATACCATTCAAGGACAGTACGCCATCCCTCATCCTGAT CAGTTGAGCAAGCTCCACCAGTTGGCTATGCAGCAAACCCCCTTTACCCCCCTCGGACAGACCACCCCTGCCTTCCCCG cagcaggtctGGATGCCAGTAACCAGGCCAGTACTCATGAACTCACCATTCCCAATGAT CTAATAGGCTGCATAATCGGACGCCAGGGAACCAAAATCAACGAGATCCGTCAGATGTCTGGGGCACAGATCAAAATTGCTAACGCCATGGAAGGGTCATCGGAGCGCCAGATCACCATCACAGGGACCCCCGCCAACATCAGCCTGGCCCAGTACCTCATCAATGCAAG GTTCAGAGATGTGGCGGCCATGTGGAACGACCCATCTTCCATGACCACGTCCTGA
- the LOC134861154 gene encoding poly(rC)-binding protein 3-like isoform X2 produces MEPIKVQSEGGLNVTLTIRLLMHGKEVGSIIGKKGETVKKMREDSGARINISEGNCPERIVTITGPTDAIFKAFAMIAYKFEEDIINSMSNSPATSKPPVTLRLVVPASQCGSLIGKGGSKIKEMRESTGAQVQVAGDMLPNSTERAVTISGAPEAIIQCVKQICVVMLESPPKGATIPYRPKPASTPVIFSGGQVRADPLGASTANLSLLLQHQPLPAYTIQGQYAIPHPDLSKLHQLAMQQTPFTPLGQTTPAFPAAGLDASNQASTHELTIPNDLIGCIIGRQGTKINEIRQMSGAQIKIANAMEGSSERQITITGTPANISLAQYLINARFRDVAAMWNDPSSMTTS; encoded by the exons ATGGAGCCCATCAAGGTCCAATCAGAAGGAGGCCTGAACGTGACCCTCACCATCAGGCTGCTGATGCACGGCAAG gaggttGGAAGCATCATAGGAAAG AAAGGAGAAACGGTAAAGAAAATGCGTGAAGAC AGCGGTGCACGTATCAACATCTCAGAGGGGAACTGCCCCGAGAGGATAGTCACCATCACTGGGCCCACAGATGCTATTTTCAAGGCCTTCGCCATGATAGCATACAAGTTCGAAGAG GATATAATAAACTCTATGAGCAACAGTCCGGCCACCAGTAAACCCCCGGTCACCCTGAGGCTCGTGGTCCCGGCCAGCCAGTGCGGCTCTCTCATCGGGAAAGGAGGCTCCAAAATCAAAGAGATGAGAGAG TCCACAGGAGCTCAGGTCCAGGTTGCTGGCGACATGCTGCCCAACTCCACGGAGAGAGCCGTGACGATCTCCGGAGCGCCTGAAGCCATCATCCAGTGTGTCAAACAGATCTGTGTGGTGATGCTGGAG TCCCCACCGAAAGGTGCCACCATCCCCTACCGCCCCAAGCCTGCCTCTACCCCTGTCATTTTTTCAGGTGGCCAGGTAAGAGCAGACCCACTGGGGGCGTCCACGGCCAACCTCAGCCTCTTACTGCAGCACCAGCCACTGCCT GCTTATACCATTCAAGGACAGTACGCCATCCCTCATCCTGAT TTGAGCAAGCTCCACCAGTTGGCTATGCAGCAAACCCCCTTTACCCCCCTCGGACAGACCACCCCTGCCTTCCCCG cagcaggtctGGATGCCAGTAACCAGGCCAGTACTCATGAACTCACCATTCCCAATGAT CTAATAGGCTGCATAATCGGACGCCAGGGAACCAAAATCAACGAGATCCGTCAGATGTCTGGGGCACAGATCAAAATTGCTAACGCCATGGAAGGGTCATCGGAGCGCCAGATCACCATCACAGGGACCCCCGCCAACATCAGCCTGGCCCAGTACCTCATCAATGCAAG GTTCAGAGATGTGGCGGCCATGTGGAACGACCCATCTTCCATGACCACGTCCTGA